TGCGACGGCTTTACATTTGCATAGGCCCCCTGCAAATCGATAGAGTTCTGGTTAAACCCTATCGAGGCTCTAAGATTAGCGGTAAATCCTGTTTCCCGCCTATTCTCCTCAAGCCAACGCTCTGCCTCAAGCAGCTGCCGGTTAAAGCTAACGATGTCCGGATTATTCTTTCGAGCATGCTCCAGTACTTTCTCGTACGAGAGCACCATCTCCGGAACCTTCGTTGGAACAACAAGCGCCAACTCCCGCTTATCGCTAATTCCTAAAAATGATCTAAACTTATTCTGCGCATCCTCTAGGTCGACCAACCGCTGGCTGTATGCCGACTCAGCGTTTAGCTTCGAGAGCTCCATCTGCATCACGTCGCTCTCCGAAATAGACCCCAACTTAAAGCGTCCTTTGGATATCTTGTAAAGCGTATCCGCATTCCTCAAGTTCACCTTTGCAATCCGAAGATCCTGCTGCGCAATAACCAAATCGAAGAACTTGCTAATAGCCGAAAGTATAACCGTCTCCCGCTTGTACAGGTAGTTCCTTTTGGCTTCCTCATACTTCAGCGGATCAATTCGCCGTTGCCACTTGAGCCAGTTTACCCCAAAAAGATTCTGCTGGTAAGTAATTCCAATGGGTTGAGCCTTGTAAGTCTTTTGAACTAGCGCTTCGAAGTCATCATTCCGCTCAAGGTTTGATTCTATCGAGAAATTTCCACCTGTTAGCCCTACTTTCTGGTTTATCGAAAGCGTCATGGTCTCGTTAAAGTAGTTCTGGGGGGTATACTTCACGCTCCCATCATTCTGCTGAACAGGCGAGATGGTATTGACATATTTAGGGATGGTTCCACTCAGGTTCAACGAAGGCAGAAAGCTTGCTTTGAAGCTTCTATAGTCCCAGTAGGACGAAAGGAAGCTGCTCTTTGCATTTTTCACATCGTTCGACAGTTCAAGAGCAGCATTGATGTAGTTCTCGAGATCATAGACATGAGAATTTCCGTTCTCCTCCTTCTGCCCGTACAAGCCCTTAACGCAAAGCACAGCTATTGCTAACGTAATAGTAACTCTCCTCATAGTATGAATGCGCCTTTACAGCTGCTTAAGGATAAACGAATCTACCTTTTCAGGACGACTTAAGAATATCTCCTCCCCCTTCTTCAAACCTTTAACAATGGCCACCAACTCACTATTTGATCCACCAAGAGCTACCTCCTGCTTCCGTTTATCCTCGGTATAAACGTAGTGCTTCCCCTGCTCGGCCACAATGGCTTTTTGCGGCAGGTAGAGTACATTGTTTAGCG
This window of the uncultured Acetobacteroides sp. genome carries:
- a CDS encoding TolC family protein yields the protein MRRVTITLAIAVLCVKGLYGQKEENGNSHVYDLENYINAALELSNDVKNAKSSFLSSYWDYRSFKASFLPSLNLSGTIPKYVNTISPVQQNDGSVKYTPQNYFNETMTLSINQKVGLTGGNFSIESNLERNDDFEALVQKTYKAQPIGITYQQNLFGVNWLKWQRRIDPLKYEEAKRNYLYKRETVILSAISKFFDLVIAQQDLRIAKVNLRNADTLYKISKGRFKLGSISESDVMQMELSKLNAESAYSQRLVDLEDAQNKFRSFLGISDKRELALVVPTKVPEMVLSYEKVLEHARKNNPDIVSFNRQLLEAERWLEENRRETGFTANLRASIGFNQNSIDLQGAYANVKPSQTAQVTISMPIIDWGQRRGKIKMAQSNLDLVKGKTEQSQIEFDQNIFVKVMRFNMMGQKYRIAAKSDTIAQIRYKVSMDRFIAGKISVLDLNTALSEKDNANSNFVNTLENFWWYYYDLRRVSLYDFEKGRELEADYESLIR